The DNA sequence TTTCATAAATTGAAGTTTTGAAGTAAAATCTACCTTTAAAGGTGGTTGGGTTGAAGATGGCGGATGAACCCTAGCTTTCTTACACGCGCCACCGCCGACGACAGCGGAGCGATTCGACTGTTCAAGTAAGGGAGAATGTTACAATTTGAgaacaaaagcaaagccaagGAAGTGGCTCACCTCCAACGAGCGGTCGGGGTCGGGGGCGCCACTGCCACCGCCGGAGACGACACGGTTGCTCCCGTGATGTGGGTTGTTAGTATTACATGAAAAGTGAGCAAAGTTTGGATTGTTGTTGAAGATTTGGTGTTGGAAATTCTCCAACTTTGTTGGATGATAATGAGTCATCTGGGTTTGGTTGAAAACCCTATGTTCTTCGNGAGCTGTAATTCGATCTACGAGCTTCTCCTTCCTCACCTGTTATTATTCGATCATAAAGATGCAAACTTTTCATAAACCTTTCATAAATTGAAGTTTTGAAGTAAAATCTACCTTTAAAGGTGGTTGGGTTGAAGATGGCGGATGAACCCTAGCTTTCTTACACGCGCCACCGCCGACGACAGCGGAGCGATTCGACTGTTCAAGTAAGGGAGAATGTTACAATTTGAgaacaaaagcaaagccaagGAAGTGGCTCACCTCCAACGAGCGGTCGGGGTCGGGGGCGCCACTGCCACCGCCGGAGACGACACGGTTGCTCCCGTGATGTGGGTTGTTAGTATTACATGAAAAGTGAGCAAAGTTTGGATTGTTGTTGAAGATTTGGTGTTGGAAATTCTCCAACTTTGTTGGATGATAATGAGTCATCTGGGTTTGGTTGAAAACCCTATGTTCTTCGCCTCTGATAACAcaaaaaagacataaaagtgaagaaattaaagaacatCATATAATTACATGACAAATTGGCTCCATGTCTGAGGCTGTTCAGCTAAAGAAGTTGTCCACCAATTAGGGTTT is a window from the Cucurbita pepo subsp. pepo cultivar mu-cu-16 unplaced genomic scaffold, ASM280686v2 Cp4.1_scaffold002248, whole genome shotgun sequence genome containing:
- the LOC111786649 gene encoding uncharacterized protein LOC111786649 translates to MGGNPNWWTTSLAEQPQTWSQFVIGEEHRVFNQTQMTHYHPTKLENFQHQIFNNNPNFAHFSCNTNNPHHGSNRVVSGGGSGAPDPDRSLESNRSAVVGGGACKKARVHPPSSTQPPLKVRKEKLVDRITAXEEHRVFNQTQMTHYHPTKLENFQHQIFNNNPNFAHFSCNTNNPHHGSNRVVSGGGSGAPDPDRSLESNRSAVVGGGACKKARVHPPSSTQPPLK